A stretch of Brassica napus cultivar Da-Ae chromosome C6, Da-Ae, whole genome shotgun sequence DNA encodes these proteins:
- the LOC111211835 gene encoding histidine-rich glycoprotein-like isoform X2 — protein sequence MLDKLIGEYGHGYGNGYGHKDHRSSGYGFEEHKKYESHMESEGGYFDRQARYDHRVRLPVNHGRPPMAHMPPCDEEDSDSDVEEFYKSSRSHHTTVLPDHGKIHRQQPPHMNFMPPPPMSQPHHNMGNGWQGRHEDAYLGGHGMQHHGEHGMQHHGEHGMQHHGEHGMQHHGEHGMKHHGAHGMKHQDRLMAPQVLPHHVYMNPNSGGGHHKAGWGNKGL from the exons atgcttGACAAACTTATCGGAGAGTACGGGCATGGATACGGCAATGGGTACGGCCACAAGGATCACAGAAGCAGCGGCTACGGCTTTGAGGAGCACAAGAAGTACGAGTCTCATATGGAGTCAGAAGGAGGCTACTTTGACCGTCAAGCCCGCTACGACCACCGCGTGAGGCTTCCGGTCAACCACGGCCGTCCACCCATGGCTCACATGCCTCCCTGTGATGAAGAAGACTCCGACTCAGATGTAGAGGAGTTCTATAAGAGCAGCCGAAGCCACCACACTACTGTGTTACCGGACCACGGAAAAATCCACCGCCAACAACCACCTCATATGAACTTCATGCCCCCACCTCCGATGTCTCAACCTCACCACAAT ATGGGTAATGGATGGCAGGGGAGGCATGAAGATGCATACCTCGGTGGGCATGGGATGCAGCACCACGGTGAGCACGGGATGCAGCACCACGGTGAGCACGGGATGCAGCACCACGGTGAGCACGGGATGCAGCACCACGGTGAGCACGGGATGAAGCACCACGGTGCGCACGGAATGAAGCACCAGGACAGGCTTATGGCTCCTCAGGTGTTACCACATCATGTCTACATGAACCCAAACAGCGGAGGCGGCCACCACAAGGCCGGGTGGGGGAATAAGGGACTCTAA
- the LOC111211835 gene encoding histidine-rich glycoprotein-like isoform X1 → MLDKLIGEYGHGYGNGYGHKDHRSSGYGFEEHKKYESHMESEGGYFDRQARYDHRVRLPVNHGRPPMAHMPPCDEEDSDSDVEEFYKSSRSHHTTVLPDHGKIHRQQPPHMNFMPPPPMSQPHHNGKMGNGWQGRHEDAYLGGHGMQHHGEHGMQHHGEHGMQHHGEHGMQHHGEHGMKHHGAHGMKHQDRLMAPQVLPHHVYMNPNSGGGHHKAGWGNKGL, encoded by the exons atgcttGACAAACTTATCGGAGAGTACGGGCATGGATACGGCAATGGGTACGGCCACAAGGATCACAGAAGCAGCGGCTACGGCTTTGAGGAGCACAAGAAGTACGAGTCTCATATGGAGTCAGAAGGAGGCTACTTTGACCGTCAAGCCCGCTACGACCACCGCGTGAGGCTTCCGGTCAACCACGGCCGTCCACCCATGGCTCACATGCCTCCCTGTGATGAAGAAGACTCCGACTCAGATGTAGAGGAGTTCTATAAGAGCAGCCGAAGCCACCACACTACTGTGTTACCGGACCACGGAAAAATCCACCGCCAACAACCACCTCATATGAACTTCATGCCCCCACCTCCGATGTCTCAACCTCACCACAAT GGAAAGATGGGTAATGGATGGCAGGGGAGGCATGAAGATGCATACCTCGGTGGGCATGGGATGCAGCACCACGGTGAGCACGGGATGCAGCACCACGGTGAGCACGGGATGCAGCACCACGGTGAGCACGGGATGCAGCACCACGGTGAGCACGGGATGAAGCACCACGGTGCGCACGGAATGAAGCACCAGGACAGGCTTATGGCTCCTCAGGTGTTACCACATCATGTCTACATGAACCCAAACAGCGGAGGCGGCCACCACAAGGCCGGGTGGGGGAATAAGGGACTCTAA
- the LOC125589020 gene encoding uncharacterized protein LOC125589020: protein MEALHESTWRKAGIFEAIKASTYNITKNPSLLLSVSQKWCPETNSFVFPWDEATITLEDVMVLLGFSVLGSPVLESVHSSEMRDAVEKLEKSWQEKKVGHDIVREEPWISASWVEVIWSMKFSL, encoded by the coding sequence ATGGAAGCTTTACACGAATCCACATGGAGAAAAGCTGGGATCTTTGAAGCAATCAAGGCTTCCACTTACAACATCACTAAGAACCCATCTCTGCTTCTCTCTGTTTCTCAGAAATGGTGTCCTGAAACGAACTCTTTCGTGTTCCCTTGGGATGAAGCAACGATTACTCTGGAGGATGTCATGGTGCTTCTTGGATTCTCTGTTCTGGGCTCCCCTGTTTTGGAATCTGTACACAGCTCCGAGATGAGAGATGCGGTGGAGAAGTTGGAGAAATCATGGCAAGAGAAGAAGGTTGGACATGATATTGTGAGGGAAGAGCCATGGATTTCAGCTTCATGGGTAGAGGTGATCTGGAGCATGAAGTTTTCCTTGTAA
- the BNAC06G29090D gene encoding uncharacterized protein BNAC06G29090D, translating into MENKTDHGNEDGPKHSQVVKIKKEFEKIRQPSLQQPEMRRVLAEIKRRQRSRSPLGLGERSIPVGN; encoded by the coding sequence ATGGAGAACAAGACCGATCATGGAAACGAAGATGGTCCGAAACATAGCCAAGTGGTGAAGATAAAGAAAGAATTTGAAAAGATAAGGCAGCCATCGCTGCAGCAACCGGAGATGAGAAGGGTCCTCGCCGAGATCAAGAGACGTCAACGTTCACGTTCACCACTCGGCTTAGGTGAGAGATCTATTCCCGTTGGGAACTGA
- the LOC106406170 gene encoding conserved oligomeric Golgi complex subunit 5 — translation MMAVPPPSPSSSPSLQRLSTFKNPPPSGPSPPSSSSSPLDSFANDPVLAPFLSPSFSSSSFSSAALASGSPASTAERLHQAIRLLDSQLRSDVVSRHPELLSQLSSLSHAEISLSSLRSSVSSLQSSIRRIRSDLSEPVRSIKSKSTQLSNLHSASELLSHSVRALRLSKKLRDLTDGSDPEKIDLTKAAQLHFEILTMCREYDLFGIEVIDEEIKFVKEIGEKLRSEAMKVLERGVEGLNQAEVGTGLQVFYNLGELKVTVDQVVNKYKAMAVKSVGVAMDMKAISSGPGGGGFGPGGIRSSGAPHIGGGGKVREALWQRMGSCMDQLYALVKAVWHLQRVLSKKRDPFTHVLLLDEVIKEGDSMLTDRVWDALVKAFTSQMKSAFTASSFVKEIFTMGYPKLVSMIENLLERIARDTDVKGVLPAVNSERKEQMVSCIAIFQTAFLSLCFGRLSDLVNSIFPMSSRGSLPSKEQISQVLSHIQDEIEAVHPDGRLTLLVLREIGKALSNLAQRAECQISTGPETRQITGPATSTQIRNFTLCQHLQGIHTHISSMVADLPSIAADVLSPHLGAIYAAACEPVTPLFKAMRDQLESCILQIHDQNFGVDDAALDNNTSPYMEELQRSILHFRREFLSRLLPSAASANTPGTESICTRLARQMASRVLIFYIRHASLVRPLSEWGKLRMARDMAELELAVGQNLFPVEQLGAPYRALRAFRPFIFLETSEMGSSPLIQDLPPSIVLHHLYTRGPDELESPMQKNRLSAKQYSLWLDNQKEDQIWKGIKATLDDYAVKIRSRGDKEFSPVYPLMLQIGSSLTEGNL, via the exons ATGATGGCAGTTCCTCCTCCTTCCCCATCATCGTCACCTTCTCTTCAGCGTCTCTCAACCTTCAAAAACCCTCCTCCTTCCGGACCCTCACCACcgtcttcatcatcttcaccGCTAGACTCCTTCGCCAACGACCCCGTCCTCGCCCCATTCCTCTCCCcatccttctcctcctcctccttctcctccGCCGCGCTCGCCTCCGGATCCCCCGCCTCCACCGCCGAGCGTCTCCACCAAGCCATCCGCCTCCTCGACTCCCAGCTCCGCAGCGACGTCGTCTCCCGCCACCCCGAGCTCCTCTCCCAGCTCTCCTCCCTCTCCCACGCCGAGATCTCCCTCTCCTCCCTCCGCTCCTCCGTCTCCTCCCTCCAATCCTCCATCCGCCGCATCCGATCCGATCTCTCCGAGCCCGTGCGATCAATCAAATCCAAATCTACTCAGCTCTCGAACCTCCACTCCGCTTCCGAGCTCCTCTCCCACTCCGTCCGCGCGCTGCGCCTCTCCAAGAAGCTCCGCGATCTAACGGATGGATCCGATCCGGAGAAGATCGATCTCACGAAAGCCGCGCAGCTCCATTTCGAGATCTTGACGATGTGTAGAGAGTACGACCTCTTCGGGATCGAAGTCATCGACGAGGAGATCAAGTTCGTCAAGGAGATTGGGGAGAAGCTGAGATCTGAAGCCATGAAGGTGTTGGAGAGAGGCGTGGAAGGGCTGAATCAAGCCGAGGTTGGGACTGGGTTGCAGGTTTTCTATAACCTTGGGGAGCTTAAGGTTACGGTTGATCAAGTGGTGAACAAGTACAAGGCCATGGCTGTGAAGAGCGTAGGCGTTGCGATGGACATGAAAGCGATTTCTTCTGGGCCTGGTGGCGGTGGTTTTGGGCCTGGAGGGATTAGGTCTAGCGGGGCGCCGCACATTGGTGGTGGAGGGAAGGTTAGGGAGGCGCTTTGGCAGAGGATGGGGAGTTGTATGGATCAGTTGTATGCGCTTGTAAAGGCTGTGTGGCATTTGCAGCGTGTGCTGTCGAAGAAGAGAGATCCTTTTACTCATGTGCTTCTTCTTGACGAAGTCATCAAG GAAGGTGATTCTATGCTAACAGACAGAGTCTGGGATGCACTTGTGAAGGCGTTTACTAGCCAAATGAAGTCTGCATTCACAGCTTCGAGTTTCGTGAAAGAAATATTCACCATGGGATATCCAAAGCTCGTGTCTATGATAGAAAATCTCCTCGAAAGGATCGCTCGCGACACCGATGTGAAAGGAGTGTTACCTGCGGTTAATTCAGAGAGGAAAGAACAAATGGTTTCGTGCATTGCAATATTCCAGACTGCTTTCTTATCACTATGCTTCGGACGGTTGTCAGATCTTGTGAACTCTATATTCCCTATGTCGAGCCGTGGGAGTTTACCTTCCAAAGAACAGATCTCACAGGTGCTATCACACATTCAAGACGAGATTGAGGCTGTTCATCCAGATGGTCGTTTGACTCTTCTAGTTTTGCGTGAGATAGGCAAAGCCCTTAGTAACCTTGCTCAACGAGCTGAGTGCCAG ATCTCTACAGGCCCTGAGACGCGCCAGATAACAGGTCCAGCAACTTCAACACAGATCAGGAACTTCACATTATGCCAGCATCTGCAAGGAATCCACACGCACATCTCATCCATGGTAGCTGACCTTCCCAGTATCGCCGCTGATGTATTGTCTCCTCATCTGGGCGCGATATACGCTGCGGCATGCGAGCCAGTTACACCTCTGTTTAAAGCAATGCGAGACCAGCTCGAGTCGTGCATTCTTCAGATCCACGACCAAAACTTCGGTGTTGATGATGCTGCCTTGGACAACAACACTTCCCCATACATGGAGGAGCTGCAGAGATCGATTCTTCACTTCCGCAGAGAGTTCCTATCTAGACTGTTGCCTTCCGCAGCGAGCGCGAACACCCCAGGGACAGAATCGATCTGCACTAGACTCGCTAGACAGATGGCTTCGAGGGTTTTGATCTTCTACATCAGGCATGCTTCCCTGGTGCGACCACTATCAGAATGGGGAAAACTCAGGATGGCTAGAGACATGGCGGAGCTGGAACTCGCGGTGGGACAGAATCTGTTCCCTGTGGAGCAGCTCGGTGCACCGTACAGAGCTCTAAGAGCGTTTAGGCCATTCATATTCTTGGAAACATCTGAAATGGGATCATCTCCTCTCATCCAGGATCTACCACCTAGCATCGTCCTGCATCATCTCTACACGAGAGGCCCAGACGAGTTAGAGTCACCGATGCAGAAGAACAGACTGAGTGCTAAACAGTACTCGCTGTGGCTTGATAACCAGAAAGAGGATCAGATCTGGAAGGGGATAAAAGCGACTTTGGATGATTATGCAGTGAAGATCAGGTCGAGAGGGGACAAAGAGTTTAGTCCAGTTTATCCTCTAATGCTTCAGATTGGTTCTTCTTTGACAGAAGGAAACTTATAA